A stretch of Brassica rapa cultivar Chiifu-401-42 chromosome A08, CAAS_Brap_v3.01, whole genome shotgun sequence DNA encodes these proteins:
- the LOC117127493 gene encoding uncharacterized protein LOC117127493 has protein sequence MDSSQIVDDPEAIATDAMVPIPEMMFAAGEEPVGVRGLTYQSSRSINHILDSLEDDEIQTLRMSPFWKIVEIKEKPCFSGRFVPFMLSRQLKVEKKHEAWFRFAGKPVRFSIREFAIVTGLNCGEYQKKSKANSKMKRKAKPYWPELFGRSEDLRVSTALKMLRRKTVTEKKVRIKLACLAIVSSVLLTTNLKMKMIKEHVEAMQRDEVSLSKDTIALKGFALALQLVMVEAVPALMEVVLESYSSYDLDSCDDGDDFIRKKNKQKTLSPSHASELDKKNDVINVKVDNLLKPIAEGYSFTAEMLKGGATKVDIERMREIPADGGKQKRKTKPLKHKETDEEKQITSIVLSMLQTEVQRADANAVRAISMADKTAAKVDSLETRVMVSIQNELKNFKEEVIRSVLQVHNNANATTHGPRANVSNTNHEQQEADTVIPQCDANEAEGPLQDSPLSANSHNKEASKTSSAGVEIDNNVSRRTIGAVSEGSDQDLPTGSVNSHNNFPPKTVV, from the exons ATGGACTCCTCTCAAATAGTAGATGATCCAGAAGCCATTGCTACGGATGCTATGGTTCCCATACCGGAGATGATGTTTGCGGCGGGTGAAGAACCGGTTGGAGTCAGGGGTCTTACCTACCAGTCCTCCAGATCCATTAATCACATCCTTGATTCGCTCGAAGATGATGAGATCCAGACATTGCGCATGTCACCCTTTTGGAAGATTGTTGAAATCAAGGAGAAACCATGTTTCTCGGGAAGATTTGTTCCATTCATGCTATCAAGGCAACTAAAGGTGGAGAAGAAACATGAGGCTTGGTTTCGGTTTGCTGGAAAACCGGTTAGGTTTTCGATTCGCGAGTTCGCCATTGTAACAGGCCTCAACTGCGGTGAATATCAGAAAAAATCCAAAGCGAATTCAAAGATGAAGAGAAAGGCGAAACCCTATTGGCCCGAGTTATTTGGCAGAAGCGAAGATCTTCGGGTGTCGACAGCTTTGAAAATGCTTAGAAGGAAAACGGTTACAGAGAAAAAAGTTAGGATTAAGTTGGCGTGTCTTGCGATCGTGTCTTCGGTTCTACTCACTACCAacctgaagatgaagatgattaAAGAACATGTAGAGGCCATG CAAAGAGACGAGGTCTCCTTATCGAAGGATACAATTGCGCTTAAAGGATTTGCCTTGGCACTCCAACTAGTTATGGTAGAAGCTGTACCGGCTCTAATGGAAGTTGTTTTGGAAAGTTACTCTTCTTATGACTTAGATAGCTGCGACGATGGAGATGATTTTATTCGGAAGAAGAACAAACAGAAGACATTGAGCCCCAGCCATGCGAGCGAACTAGACAAAAAAAACGAT GTCATCAACGTCAAAGTCGATAATCTGTTAAAGCCTATAGCCGAAGGTTACTCTTTCACCGCTGAGATGCTCAAAGGAGGCGCTACCAAAGTTGACATTGAAAGAATGCGTGAGATACCCGCAGATGGGGGGAAGCAGAAGAGGAAAACAAAACCTTTGAAACATAAGGAAACGGACGAGGAGAAGCAAATCACATCCATTGTTCTGTCAATGCTGCAAACTGAGGTTCAAAGAGCCGATGCAAATGCTGTCAGAGCTATTTCCATGGCCGATAAAACAGCGGCGAAAGTTGACTCCTTAGAGACTCGGGTCATGGTCTCAATTCAAAATGAGCTTAAAAACTTCAAGGAAGAAGTCATCCGCTCTGTCTTGCAAGTTCACAACAATGCTAACGCCACAACACATGGCCCACGGGCCAACGTCTCTAATACCAACCATGAACAACAGGAAGCTGATACCGTGATCCCTCAGTGTGACGCTAACGAAGCAGAGGGCC CCTTGCAGGATTCCCCTTTGTCAGCCAATAGTCACAACAAGGAGGCTAGTAAAACCTCG TCAGCAGGCGTTGAAATTGATAACAATGTTTCACGTCGGACAATCGGAGCTGTGTCTGAAGGCTCAGATCAAGATCTTCCCACTGGTTCAGTCAATAGTCACAACAACTTCCCTCCCAAAACTGTGGTGTGA